The Camelus bactrianus isolate YW-2024 breed Bactrian camel chromosome 1, ASM4877302v1, whole genome shotgun sequence genome segment CGATACAATGGCCTATTAAAGGACAAACTGAGGGCTCTCAAACCACAGTGTCTTGCCGCAGGTGGTACATCTTTTAAATGAACAACCTACATACAGGTATGAGCCTACTAGAAAAGTTATTGCAAGGGACTATTCAGAGGCTCAGAGTTGGGCCCATGTAGAATGCCTCCGATGTCTCAACAGTGGGGCACACGTTAATATTACATGCCCCCAGGATGTTGAACTCGGGAAAACAGGACACCTGGACATGGAAGAATCAGGTCCAGACTGAAGGCCCCTGGCTAACCCTTTTGGAACCATGGGGTGATGGGCTAGAGAAAGCCCTGCAGGTAACCCCATGAGTGGGGGAATGGCCTTTTGATGTGCATGTTACTCTAGGGAACACAGGAGTGTCCCTACTTAAAGGAGCAGAAGCCCTACGGCTTTGGGCAGTTCCACTGGTAGCTCCTGAAGCTCTCCCAGAGTGTAACCAACCTAGTGATGGCAGGTTGGTGTGGTACCACCACCCAGGGCAAACAGCCCTTTGTGCGACTGTACTCTCACAGGATGAGAAAGTGGCTTGCATCCTCCCAGAAGGGAGAGATTTGCCAATCATGATGtccacctctgctctgtccttcTGTCCAGAGTAACAGCAAATACCATGTTCTCCTGGGCACACACATTCACGCGAGTCCACAACGTCTCTCACTGTTGGGTCTATACTGAACTTCCCATAGACGCAGGAGATGGACTGCCATGGCACCTCCACCCCGTGTCCAGAGTTAATTGGAACACCTTGATTCAATGGAATGCCGACAGGACAGCAAAATCACCCTGGGACTTGCGGCGGCAGACTATTGAAGAGATACTCCGATGTGAGCGGGGCATTGCCTCCCCCCCAATTGAAAGAACTGTATGGAATGGGTGGGGATGGATGAATAGTGTTTatgtaaaaatgagaaatttaagcCCTCTCTGTCTTGAGCAGCAGTTTGAACACAAGGCTCCAAACCGCACAGTGGGGTGGCTCCCAGAAGAACTATGTGCcaaaattatttataatgtaAATGCCTCCACCTGGTGGGATGGACGACCTTTAATTGGCGTAAACCCCACTGATTTCTTGCCACCAGGGTACCTGTGGGTATGCGGCACCCACGGATGGTGTTATCTCCCAGCTAAATGGACAGGGCGCTGTACTTGGGGTAGAGCTTACTTGCCCGGACATATCTGGCCCATTTTAACAGAGCGCCCCACAAACTGGGACCCACTGCACACCCGGTGGCACCAGGGAAAGCATGCAGCTTGATGGTTTTATCCTATGGCCCTGTTCCTGCCTGGTGCTGGGACCATCAGTGTCGAATTACAGGTAGAAGCTTTGGCTCAGCACATATCAGCTATACTGAATGTTACTAGAAGAGTTATAGAGAAATTGTTAGATGAGACTACCCAGATGCGAAAGGTGGTCTTACAAAATAGAATGGCATTAGATATTCTCACTGCAAGCCAGGGTGGCACATGTGCTATGCTACATATTGAATGTTGTATCTATATACCAGATCACCAGAAGGAAGTTAACTAAGGCACTGCATGAAATAGATCAGGAATTGGATTGCATAGATAATGTAACTCAAGACCCCCTTAAAAATTGGTGGTCATCCTTGACGTCCTCCTGGAGATGGAGCCTAGCTGTCCTGGCTATTGTAGCTGCCTGTGTATTAGTAGGATGCTGTACTCTATATTGTTGTTGTGGTTTTTGGGCACAATGCTCTGCCATGTGGGCTAGGGTCCCCAGGACCTAGGCGGTGGaatgtgagctggccttgagatgagttaaggccatgggacccaaggccatgatcagagcatgtttgtagtatgcagtaaataattgctccacgCATGTGTCAATTATATAAGGTTTAGAACTAGgaaaatagaagtacgcatgtgctagagatattctgtaagcctaatgaacaaagaaactcagactgcgcatgtgctgacagaaaacagataaaagcgggacaggtgcatcataggcgcacctccctgtggcaataaagtgttgctaaccccatggtgtctccggCTGAAGTCTGTCTGGAGGTATTGTAACTCCTCATGCATTTTTTCGTTTGGGAtgctcacctcctagaaccccacgTCAACCTCCCTCGGCTGACACTCACATTTCTACATATGGACAAAGATGATCTCTACAGGCCAAGAATCAGAGCTTGGAAGGGAAGCAGCTTACAGctccttcctttccaatcttGGAAAAGTAAAGCTTACTTACCTTTATTGCAGATAATTGCTCATCGATTGTTGGGCTCCTCCAATGTCTCCATCCAGGTCACAGCTAAGAGATCGAAGACACACAAATAGATAATTCATCCTTGGGAACATTTGGGAGTTCCAGTGGCCAGGAGAGTTGTTAATTCTAGGATTTCTGAGAGTTTGGAATCTTATGCTTTTTCTCCCCCTCAACTCCAGGTTTTTTTGACTGTGAATTTGAGGTTCTCATTCTGTTACACTCTTTACAACATATACACTTAAGATGTTTGGTTTTGGATTCAAATCTATGTATTCAGTTCAGTGCTATCACTACTACATATCTTTAATTCACCTCTGAAATTTATAACTTGCagcctttctctttttaattttttaaaaagtttctttcaccCCCAAAATTAGCTTTCCCAGGTAATACTTCTAAAAATAGTCTCTGATGGGAATTTGGAAGCCTAAGAGATAGCTGTGTCATCCTGTCTTAGAACCATTGGCTGGAGAACATTCACAACTTTGGGGGTCCTCTCAGGTTCTTTGGGCAAAGTTATACATGTCCTACACAAATATTACACATCCTTGCACATCTAAGCAAGATTTCTAAACTCAGATGAATAACTTACTAGCTGGATGGGTTAGGAGAGGATTTTTTGGTTTGTCATTTTTCATCaagagaagactgaaatcatcAGTCATCTGCTTTTCTTGAAGACTGCATTGGTCCTGGGCAGGGACAGTCTGGGGAGCTGAGAGGGAAGGATTAGTAGCTAAATTTTCCTACTCAAAGCCCAAACATGACCCTTGGTTAGCTGGTACAGGGATATTTTCACCCTGCAAAGGGCCTAGGAAGCTACAGCTATTAGATACATAAACATCACTTCTGTGATATCCTGGCCGAACAGACGAGAACTGGCTTCTGGTGCCATTAATCTGCAGTGCTTTGTGGATGAGTCACTTAGTctttcttggcctcagtttcctcatctgttaaataaatgatttGCATTTAGTTCTCTTTGGAACATCTGTATTacttcattcaccaaatatttagtgagcacctGCAATGTACAAAGCACTCTAATGAGTGCTAGGTAATCAGCATAAATCTAAAGACACTTTGGGCAATGAATTCTCCAAGGTCCAGTTTTTTCACATGTAAACACGTGTTTCAAGTAACTCCTATTTTATAGGATTTTGAGAATAACCTATATTCATGGGATACTTTATATAAAGAGGCAAAGCGCATGGGATGTGCTCAAGGTGTGGTAGTTATTGCTTTGCCTGTTATGAGTGGGCGTTGTAAGCTTTACCCTCATGGAGCCTCTGAAGGGATGCAGACAGTTGCAGTACCATAAGGGCTGGCGTAAGGCAAGGTTTCTGAAGGTAGATCATATAACCTTCCGCCCAGCAGTTGCCTGAAAGCAGCCTGTGATTTTacactctgagcctcagggtATCTGTTTCTCCACCTTTCATAGTCAAAGTCATGCATAAAGTCTGTTCTTCTATAGAGTTGGCAAAATCTAGTTTCCAGACTGAGTAGTCATCTTAAACTTCCCAAATTTTCCCAAGTTTTCTTAGCTTAAGAACACTTGATTAATGTCAAAAACTTTTTGCAGATTTTCTtaggtataatttttattttactagttATTGAGCAATTGTGAAAATACATAGTGACAAATATTACTAcatagaaatatatttgaagtCAATTTATGTGTTTAAATCTCAATAGTATCTACATACTTTGAAAACCAGTACTACATCATTTAGAGTGCTCCAGGGAAACTGAACCAGTAGTTAGGCCATGAATAACTTACATTATTAtgggggctggcaagtctgaaatctgggggaaggaggaggccagcaggctggaaactctTTGGGGAGAAGGCTGATGCTGCAGTGTTGAGGCAGAATTTCTCCTTCTTCAAGGAGCCTCAGTTTTGCTCTTAAAGACTCTCATCTGATTGCATGAGGTCTACTCTCATCTGATTGCATGATGCAGGGTGGTCTCCTTTACTTAGAGTTAACTTATTAGAGATGTTAATCATGTCTACAAAATACATTCATGACACCTAGATTAGTGCTGATTAAGTAACTGAGTATTAGAGCCTAGCCAAGTCGACTTACAGAATTGACTGTCACAAATACACAATTCTAAAAAgtattttgcttattcattctataaacaaacaaacaaacaaacacttaaCAAGCTCATGGATTGAAGGGACTCTCTTTGGTCTAGGCGACAAGACCACACATTGGCTTCCGTAGGTTTACATCAATGAAGACAGCACGGTTCTTGAAGAGCCACGGCTGTTCTATACTTACAAAAGAACGTTAGGCAAGTGTCCAATTGCTTTTCCCAGGGAAGACTCCAATTTTCCTTATATCAAAATTAGTGGACATGCCTGACTTACGTGGGGACACCGCGCAGCAGAACAAACAGGCTTCTGAGAACTCTGCACCTGTGATTTGTGATTCCTGTTTGTTGTTGAATACTTTTTTGTAAAAAACCCAGCTAGCAAAATATGACTGCTCCAGCTGGCTAACAAAGGCAGCATGGAGAGGATTATGAATTATTACTAAACCATATTGATTTTTTGAAATGCTGGCTGAGATTTaaaaggaagcagagaagcaAAATCCCTGATTGAGGAAGGCAGGGCCTTATACTGGTAGAGAAACATCTTTATAGACATTtctaggaaaaatatatttttataaaactaagtCTTTTCATCttaaatgcattttctcatttttttctctcactgatttttttctctctccctttcaatTCCCCTGGACAAAGACTTTACAAAACAATGCAAATTTTTATAGGCGCTGGTTCAAATAGATTGAAAGCAGCTAAGAAGAATTATTGCTGAACAAACATTTACCTAATCTGAGAAATTCCATGTTACACATTAGTTGTTAAAGTTGTGTGGTTTTGTCATTACAAGAAGCTTGAAAGTGAgaaatcttttttctaattctaGACTAACCTTGGCACTGGCCAAATGTATTGCATCtcaaattaatcttttaaaaaggaatccagagaagggaaataaaaataattatagaaattGAAAAGGCATTTGAGAAAAAGTTAAACTCTCGTGAGAAGAATTCTAAGGGCAAACTTGATTCCTGTCTTTGAGAATTTGTAGGACATTTAGGAGTGAGATGTTGGCCAGTTATACTCTGTCCACAAGGAAATAGTCGTaagaaaataatcttaaattagTGGCAAGTGAGAGCTCTGTTGGACATGGGAGGTGCTTGATCATATGGTGATAAAACACTGAAATTGCCTGCTGAGGGAAGCAATGCTGCCTTTCCCCCTAAACATGTATTATACTTGATAACAA includes the following:
- the LOC105077956 gene encoding uncharacterized protein LOC105077956 isoform X3, coding for MVSPAEVCLAVWQPLVHFFVWAAHLLELHVSLPWLTLCTVSRMRFGNQCHSAARSPGGRVVDHEQGQSARTWIFCQILRCCLVGVTANTMFSWAHTFTRVHNVSHCWVYTELPIDAGDGLPWHLHPVSRVNWNTLIQWNADRTAKSPWDLRRQTIEEILRCERGIASPPIERTVWNGWGWMNSVYVKMRNLSPLCLEQQFEHKAPNRTVGWLPEELCAKIIYNVNASTWWDGRPLIGVNPTDFLPPGYLWVCGTHGWCYLPAKWTGRCTWGRAYLPGHIWPILTERPTNWDPLHTRWHQGKHAA